In one Melopsittacus undulatus isolate bMelUnd1 chromosome 4, bMelUnd1.mat.Z, whole genome shotgun sequence genomic region, the following are encoded:
- the CAPN3 gene encoding calpain-3 isoform X2, giving the protein MRHFTKLEICNLTPDTLEADKLQTWTVSVNEGRWVRGCSAGGCRNYPDTFWTNPQYRLKLLEEDDDPEDEQVICSFLVALMQKNRRKERKLGANLYTIGFAIYEVPQEMHGTKHHLQKDFFLYNASKARSKTYINMREISERFRLPPSEYVIIPSTYEPHQEGEFILRVFSEKRSLSEEVENMIEADRPSKKKKGKPIIFVSDRANSNKELNADEDAGKDGEKTHVDEEKRPSTKTREGSEEENQFRNIFQQIAGDDMEINAEELRNVLNNVVKKHKDLRTEGFELESCRSMIALMDTDGSGRINFDEFRHLWDKIKSWQKIFKHYDTDHSGTINSYEMRNAVNDAGFRLNNQLYDIITMRYADKNMNIDFDSFICCFVRLDAMFRAFHAFDKDGDGIIKLNVLEWLQLTMYA; this is encoded by the exons ATGAGGCACTTCACAAAACTTGAGATCTGTAACCTCACACCTGATACTCTGGAAGCCGATAAACTCCAGACCTGGACTGTGTCGGTCAATGAAGGGCGCTGGGTGAGAGGCTGCTCAGCTGGAGGCTGCCGTAATTATCCAG ACACATTTTGGACCAATCCCCAGTATCGCCTGAAGCTCCTGGAGGAAGATGATGATCCTGAGGATGAACAGGTTATCTGCAGCTTCCTTGTTGCACTGATGCAGAAAAATAGGAGGAAAGAACGCAAGCTGGGAGCCAACCTGTATACCATTGGCTTTGCCATCTATGAG GTGCCCCAAGAG ATGCATGGTACTAAGCACCACCTGCAAAAGGACTTTTTCCTCTACAATGCCTCCAAAGCTAGAAGCAAGACCTATATAAACATGCGAGAAATCTCTGAGCGCTTCCGGTTACCTCCCAGCGAGTACGTCATCATCCCATCAACATATGAACCCCACCAGGAGGGAGAATTCATCCTGAGGGTCTTCTCAGAGAAAAGAAGTCTTTCAGA GGAGGTTGAAAATATGATTGAGGCAGATCGTCCATCG aaaaagaaaaagggcaaG CCTATCATATTTGTTTCTGACAGAGCCAACAGCAATAAGGAACTGAATGCAGATGAAGATGCTGGCAAAGATGGTGAAAAAACCCACGTAGATGAGGAAAAG CGTCCTTCAACAAAAACTCGAGAGggaagtgaagaagaaaatcagttcAGGAATATTTTCCAACAGATTGCAGGGGAT GACATGGAGATCAATGCTGAAGAACTCAGGAACGTTCTCAATAACGTTGTAAAAAAAC ATAAGGACCTACGGACAGAAGGATTTGAACTGGAATCGTGCCGCAGCATGATTGCTTTGATGGAT ACAGATGGCTCAGGGAGGATAAACTTCGATGAGTTTCGACATCTCTGGGACAAGATTAAAAGCTGGCAG aaAATTTTCAAGCATTACGACACAGATCACTCAGGAACCATTAACAGCTACGAGATGCGCAATGCAGTGAATGATGCAG GGTTTCGGCTGAACAACCAGCTCTACGACATCATCACCATGCGCTACGCCGACAAGAACATGAACATTGACTTCGACAGCTTCATCTGCTGCTTCGTGCGCCTGGACGCCATGTTCA GGGCATTCCACGCCTTTGATAAAGATGGAGATGGCATCATTAAGCTCAATGTCCTGGAG TGGCTGCAGCTCACAATGTATGCATAA
- the CAPN3 gene encoding calpain-3 isoform X3 codes for MRKRFLQQLAKGEIGRPSTKTREGSEEENQFRNIFQQIAGDDMEINAEELRNVLNNVVKKHKDLRTEGFELESCRSMIALMDTDGSGRINFDEFRHLWDKIKSWQKIFKHYDTDHSGTINSYEMRNAVNDAGFRLNNQLYDIITMRYADKNMNIDFDSFICCFVRLDAMFRAFHAFDKDGDGIIKLNVLEWLQLTMYA; via the exons ATGAGGAAAAGGTTTCTGCAGCAACTGGCAAAGGGGGAAATAGGG CGTCCTTCAACAAAAACTCGAGAGggaagtgaagaagaaaatcagttcAGGAATATTTTCCAACAGATTGCAGGGGAT GACATGGAGATCAATGCTGAAGAACTCAGGAACGTTCTCAATAACGTTGTAAAAAAAC ATAAGGACCTACGGACAGAAGGATTTGAACTGGAATCGTGCCGCAGCATGATTGCTTTGATGGAT ACAGATGGCTCAGGGAGGATAAACTTCGATGAGTTTCGACATCTCTGGGACAAGATTAAAAGCTGGCAG aaAATTTTCAAGCATTACGACACAGATCACTCAGGAACCATTAACAGCTACGAGATGCGCAATGCAGTGAATGATGCAG GGTTTCGGCTGAACAACCAGCTCTACGACATCATCACCATGCGCTACGCCGACAAGAACATGAACATTGACTTCGACAGCTTCATCTGCTGCTTCGTGCGCCTGGACGCCATGTTCA GGGCATTCCACGCCTTTGATAAAGATGGAGATGGCATCATTAAGCTCAATGTCCTGGAG TGGCTGCAGCTCACAATGTATGCATAA